The Arachis hypogaea cultivar Tifrunner chromosome 14, arahy.Tifrunner.gnm2.J5K5, whole genome shotgun sequence genome has a segment encoding these proteins:
- the LOC112741227 gene encoding dihydrolipoyllysine-residue succinyltransferase component of 2-oxoglutarate dehydrogenase complex 1, mitochondrial isoform X2, whose amino-acid sequence MAGYPAHVKHIRGVQVSFPLSMWTRLYSSENGDLADAVVPFMGESISDGTLAKFLKKPGDRVEVDEPIAQIETDKVTIDVNSPEAGIIQKLVAKEGDVVQPGIKIAVISKSGEGVAHVASSEKVTSKPPPESSPAEKKTVTEELPKAKPSSPKASSRPSSATDAQAAQPSKSSVKEPQLPPKERERRVPMTRLRKRVATRLKDAQNTFAMLTTFNEVDMTNLMKLRADYKDAFFERHGVKLGLMSGFVKAAVSALQHQPVINGVIDGDDIIYRDYIDISIAVGTSKGLVVPVLREADKLNFADIEKQINMLAKKANDGTISIDEMAGGTFTISNGGVYGSLLSTPIINPPQSAILGMHSIVNRPMVVGGEVVPRSMMYIALTYDHRLIDGREAVFFLRRIKDVVEDPRRLLIDV is encoded by the exons ATGGCAGGTTATCCAGCTCATGTCAAACATATCAG GGGTGTTCAAGTATCTTTTCCTCTGTCCATGTGGACTAGGCTTTACTCTTCAGAAAATG GAGATTTGGCTGATGCTGTTGTGCCCTTTATGGGTGAATCCATTAGTGATGGCACTCTTGCAAAATTCTTGAAGA AGCCTGGTGATCGCGTCGAAGTTGATGAGCCAATTGCACAAATAGAAACAGATAAG GTGACCATTGATGTGAATAGTCCTGAGGCTGGCATAATACAGAAG CTTGTTGCCAAAGAAGGCGATGTTGTTCAACCTGGTATCAAGATAGCTGTAATTTCAAAATCTGGTGAAGGTGTTGCTCATGTAGCCTCATCTGAAAAAGTAACTAGCAAGCCACCTCCTGAGTCATCTCCGGCAGAAAAGAAAACTGTTACTGAGGAACTTCCCAAGGCTAAGCCCTCTTCTCCCAAAGCCTCATCCCGTCCATCATCCGCGACAGATGCACAGGCAGCACAGCCTTCTAAATCCTCAGTGAAGGAACCTCAACTTCCCCCCAAGGAAAGGGAAAGAAGA GTTCCTATGACAAGACTCAGGAAACGTGTGGCGACGCGTTTGAAGGATGCACAGAACACTTTTGCCATGCTGACAACGTTTAATGAAGTTGATAT GACTAATTTGATGAAGCTTCGTGCTGACTACAAGGATGCCTTTTTCGAGAGACATGGTGTGAAGTTAGGACTTATGTCTGGATTTGTTAAG GCTGCTGTTAGTGCACTCCAGCACCAACCAGTTATCAACGGTGTAATTGATGGAGATGACATCATCTATAGAGATTATATTGACATTAGTATTGCAGTTGGTACATCAAAG GGTCTTGTTGTTCCGGTATTACGCGAAGCTGATAAATTGAATTTTGCTGACATTGAGAAGCAAATCAACATGCTTGCAAAGAAGGCAAACGATGGTACCATATCAATTGATGAAATGGCTGGAGGTACATTCACCATATCAAATGGTGGCGTTTATGGAAGCCTTTTAAGTACCCCAATCATCAACCCCCCTCAG TCAGCAATACTTGGTATGCACTCTATAGTGAACCGCCCAATGGTTGTTGGGGGTGAAGTAGTTCCAAGATCAATGATGTACATTGCACTTACATATGATCATCGACTGATCGATGGAAGAGAGGCCGTCTTTTTCTTGCGCCGCATCAAAGATGTTGTGGAGGACCCTCGAAGATTGTTGATTGATGTATGA
- the LOC112740240 gene encoding uncharacterized protein gives MKSEDERVLIIVKASPTTSMSASSSSSSSSCSSFSLASSVEPLSTALSLKAPMVRPYVRSRMPRICWTPDLHRCFLHAIQRLGGVDRATPKMVMQLMNVKGVTISHVKSHLQMYRSVKQEEMKQAERKKKITASQELLLSSLRWNGQQSLLQGSCCGISHYTEEFARTKLQDLWNEQQQQESENYAKLGSNQSIIVCKENDEQKTHTYIIFRDILTPHTAQGNNKDGGGRKVSSSEEIGTSSRFEDRSEKGKRVRVCDEGKNNMASLSQMMSPVRNDISLELKLSLSHHHHMA, from the exons ATGAAGAGTGAAGACGAGCGCGTTCTCATAATCGTCAAAGCTTCACCAACTACAAGTATGTCAGCGTCgtcgtcatcttcttcttcttcttgttcttctttctctctAGCTAGCAGTGTTGAGCCTTTATCAACAGCTCTAAGCTTGAAGGCACCAATGGTTAGGCCTTATGTAAGATCCAGAATGCCTCGAATTTGTTGGACACCAGATCTCCACCGTTGCTTCCTGCATGCAATTCAAAGGCTTGGAGGAGTAGATA GGGCGACGCCAAAGATGGTTATGCAGCTAATGAATGTTAAGGGGGTTACCATATCTCATGTTAAAAGCCACCTACAG ATGTACAGGAGCGTGAAGCAGGAAGAGATGAAACAAG ccgaaaggaagaagaaaataacgGCATCACAAGAATTGCTGCTTTCTTCATTAAGGTGGAACGGTCAACAGAGTCTTCTGCAAGGGAGCTGTTGTGGAATTAGTCATTATACCGAAGAATTTGCTCGCACCAAACTCCAAGATCTTTG GAATGAGCAGCAGCAGCAAGAGTCTGAGAATTATGCAAAGCTAGGGAGTAATCAGTCGATTATAGTTTGTAAGGAGAATGATGAACAGAAGACTCACACTTACATCATTTTCCGAGATATTCTCACACCCCACACTGCCCAA ggGAACAATAAGGATGGTGGGGGTAGAAAGGTGTCATCATCAGAAGAGATTGGTACAAGTAGCAGATTCGAAGACAGAAGCGAGAAAGGAAAGAGAGTGAGAGTGTGTGATGAAGGAAAAAACAACATGGCGTCTCTGTCACAGATGATGAGTCCAGTTAGGAATGATATCTCCCTTGAGCTCAAGCTTTCTTTATCACATCATCATCATATGGCATAG
- the LOC112741229 gene encoding aminomethyltransferase, mitochondrial: MRGGLWQLGQSITRRLGHGDKKAVARRFFASEAELKKTVLYDFHIANSGKMVPFAGWSMPIQYKDSIMDSTINCRENGSLFDVSHMCGLSLKGKDSVPFLEKLVIADVAGLAPGTGSLTVFTNEKGGAIDDSVITKVKDDHIYLVVNAGCRDKDLAHIEEHMKAFKAKGGDVSWHIHDERSLLALQGPLAAPVLQHLTKEDLSKLYFGMFTVIDINGSQCFLTRTGYTGEDGFEISVPSENAVDLAKAILEKSEGKIRLTGLGARDSLRLEAGLCLYGNDMEQHITPVEAGLTWAIGKRRRAEGGFLGAQFILKQLEEGPKIRRVGFFSTGPPPRSHSEIQDEGGNNIGEITSGGFSPCLKKNIAMGYVKSGLHKAGTKVKIIIRGKANEGVVTKMPFVPTKYYKPS, translated from the exons ATGAGGGGGGGATTGTGGCAGCTTGGGCAATCAATCACCCGCCGACTTGGCCATGGTGATAAGAAGGCTGTTGCTCGTCGATTTTTCGCCTCTGAAGCTGAACTGAAAAAGACAGTTCTGTATGATTTCCATATCGCTAATAGTGGGAAGATGGTGCCATTTGCTGGATGGAGCATGCCAATCCAATACAAGGATTCAATCATGGACTCAACAATAAACTGTAGAGAGAATGGCAGCCTTTTCGATGTTTCCCATATGTGTGGGCTAAGCCTGAAGGGAAAGGACTCTGTTCCATTCCTTGAAAAGCTTGTCATTGCTGATGTTGCTGGGCTTGCCCCGGGAACTGGATCTTTGACTGTTTTCACAAATGAGAAAGGAGGGGCGATCGACGACTCGGTGATTACCAAGGTGAAGGATGATCACATATACTTGGTTGTGAATGCTGGCTGTAGAGATAAGGATCTGGCTCATATTGAGGAGCATATGAAGGCATTCAAGGCCAAAGGTGGTGATGTTTCGTGGCACATCCATGATGAGAGATCCCTTCTTGCTCTGCAG GGTCCTCTTGCTGCTCCTGTTCTTCAACATCTGACAAAAGAGGATTTGAGCAAGCTGTACTTTGGGATGTTCACTGTGATAGACATCAATGGCTCACAGTGTTTTCTCACCCGCACAGG GTATACTGGGGAAGATGGTTTTGAGATCTCAGTTCCTTCTGAGAATGCAGTCGATCTTGCCAAGGCAATCCTGGAAAAATCCGAAGGGAAAATAAGACTGACCGGATTGGGTGCCCGAGACAGTCTGCGACTTGAAGCCGGATTATGTCTGTATGGTAATGACATGGAGCAACACATTACACCTGTTGAGGCAGGACTCACATGGGCCATTGGTAAGAGAAGAAGAGCTGAGGGTGGTTTTCTTGGAGCTCAGTTTATACTGAAACAGCTTGAGGAAGGTCCTAAGATCAGACGTGTTGGTTTCTTTTCTACTGGACCACCGCCTAGAAGCCACAGCGAGATTCAAGATGAAGGTGGCAACAACATCGGAGAAATCACCAGTGGTGGATTCAGCCCTTGCCTCAAGAAGAACATAGCGATGGGATATGTGAAATCAGGATTGCACAAGGCAGGAACCAAAGTAAAGATCATTATCCGAGGGAAAGCCAATGAAGGGGTTGTTACAAAAATGCCTTTTGTACCAACCAAATACTACAAGCCCTCCTAA
- the LOC112741227 gene encoding dihydrolipoyllysine-residue succinyltransferase component of 2-oxoglutarate dehydrogenase complex 1, mitochondrial isoform X1 translates to MNEAPFIFKRCRSFSLFSVLFCSVLFFTIQKNIVIMWPTIIRRKLATNAFSTPSVLKQALQGPPPPNSPRYATIAKRLVLLGRGSNIVNIAGRQGCPGYPAHVKHIRGVQVSFPLSMWTRLYSSENGDLADAVVPFMGESISDGTLAKFLKKPGDRVEVDEPIAQIETDKVTIDVNSPEAGIIQKLVAKEGDVVQPGIKIAVISKSGEGVAHVASSEKVTSKPPPESSPAEKKTVTEELPKAKPSSPKASSRPSSATDAQAAQPSKSSVKEPQLPPKERERRVPMTRLRKRVATRLKDAQNTFAMLTTFNEVDMTNLMKLRADYKDAFFERHGVKLGLMSGFVKAAVSALQHQPVINGVIDGDDIIYRDYIDISIAVGTSKGLVVPVLREADKLNFADIEKQINMLAKKANDGTISIDEMAGGTFTISNGGVYGSLLSTPIINPPQSAILGMHSIVNRPMVVGGEVVPRSMMYIALTYDHRLIDGREAVFFLRRIKDVVEDPRRLLIDV, encoded by the exons ATGAATGAAGCCCCATTCATATTCAAAAGGTGTCGttcattctctctcttctctgttcTGTTCTGTTCTGTTCTGTTCTTCACCATTCAAAAAAACATTGTGATCATGTGGCCAACCATCATCAGGCGCAAACTTGCTACTAATGCTTTCTCCACACCCTCG GTTTTGAAGCAGGCACTGCAGGGGCCTCCTCCTCCTAACTCGCCACGTTATGCCACCATAGCAAAAAGG TTGGTGCTTCTTGGAAGAGGATCAAACATTGTTAACATTGCTGGTCGCCAAGGTTGCCCTG GTTATCCAGCTCATGTCAAACATATCAG GGGTGTTCAAGTATCTTTTCCTCTGTCCATGTGGACTAGGCTTTACTCTTCAGAAAATG GAGATTTGGCTGATGCTGTTGTGCCCTTTATGGGTGAATCCATTAGTGATGGCACTCTTGCAAAATTCTTGAAGA AGCCTGGTGATCGCGTCGAAGTTGATGAGCCAATTGCACAAATAGAAACAGATAAG GTGACCATTGATGTGAATAGTCCTGAGGCTGGCATAATACAGAAG CTTGTTGCCAAAGAAGGCGATGTTGTTCAACCTGGTATCAAGATAGCTGTAATTTCAAAATCTGGTGAAGGTGTTGCTCATGTAGCCTCATCTGAAAAAGTAACTAGCAAGCCACCTCCTGAGTCATCTCCGGCAGAAAAGAAAACTGTTACTGAGGAACTTCCCAAGGCTAAGCCCTCTTCTCCCAAAGCCTCATCCCGTCCATCATCCGCGACAGATGCACAGGCAGCACAGCCTTCTAAATCCTCAGTGAAGGAACCTCAACTTCCCCCCAAGGAAAGGGAAAGAAGA GTTCCTATGACAAGACTCAGGAAACGTGTGGCGACGCGTTTGAAGGATGCACAGAACACTTTTGCCATGCTGACAACGTTTAATGAAGTTGATAT GACTAATTTGATGAAGCTTCGTGCTGACTACAAGGATGCCTTTTTCGAGAGACATGGTGTGAAGTTAGGACTTATGTCTGGATTTGTTAAG GCTGCTGTTAGTGCACTCCAGCACCAACCAGTTATCAACGGTGTAATTGATGGAGATGACATCATCTATAGAGATTATATTGACATTAGTATTGCAGTTGGTACATCAAAG GGTCTTGTTGTTCCGGTATTACGCGAAGCTGATAAATTGAATTTTGCTGACATTGAGAAGCAAATCAACATGCTTGCAAAGAAGGCAAACGATGGTACCATATCAATTGATGAAATGGCTGGAGGTACATTCACCATATCAAATGGTGGCGTTTATGGAAGCCTTTTAAGTACCCCAATCATCAACCCCCCTCAG TCAGCAATACTTGGTATGCACTCTATAGTGAACCGCCCAATGGTTGTTGGGGGTGAAGTAGTTCCAAGATCAATGATGTACATTGCACTTACATATGATCATCGACTGATCGATGGAAGAGAGGCCGTCTTTTTCTTGCGCCGCATCAAAGATGTTGTGGAGGACCCTCGAAGATTGTTGATTGATGTATGA